The DNA segment CCACAGCTTAATTGTCATGTCATCACTGGCAGTCAAGACGAAAGGTTGGCTCGGATGAACGACGATGGCTCGGATGTAGTCGGGGTGTGCTTCGAAGCTGGTGATCTTCTCGGAAGTGTTGTAGTTGTAGACTCGGAGTTGGAAGTCATCGCTGCCGCATACTATCCAGTTCTTTCGTGCGATGAAGCGACCTGCTCGCACAGGCACATCGGTCAATTCGAACGTCTTTATGATCGACTGCGTTTCGTAGGACCAGATGTAGACGTGGCCGCTGTAGAGTGTGGTGAGGATCCATGGCTCGGTGGGGTGGAAGTCAATGCCCTTGACACGCTCGCTGCGCGCAAACAGCTGCCTCTGCAGGATATTAGCTGAGTCGATCGCTGAGCCTCGAGCAACATACCTTCACGTCGAGCTTCATTGTGGCAAGTGTCTATCCTCAGAATATGGTAAAGTGTTGGCGAGGGGGTGGATCGTGCGGAGTGGTGGTCGTTTGCGGTGAAGCCCAGCTGTCACAATCACGCTCTCCCCATACTCCGTCTACCGAAATTCAGTCCAATGCAACAGCTGCAAAGCGAAGGGAATGCGACAGGTTGGGGAAGCGGATAGGGTCGTGGGCGTGAGAAAGGGCAATTCAATGGGTCGCGACAGCTGTCGTTGCTGCATCTCCAAATTCCCAGACCCAGACCCCTACGTTTCCAGAATCCGTGAGCCTGAGGCATCACCGCCATCGTGCAGTTCACGACCACCCTGCAGGACAGGACGCTGGGCTACATTGCACTCCCAAATCAGCTCTATGGTAACCAAAAAAAGTGGCATCTGGATCTGCGACCATCTCGTGTCCATCGACATCGCAAGAGCCGCCAAGTGTTCCTTCTCGTCAACCAGCATGAGGCTCAAGTCCCACGTGAAACCCTCCGTTGCCTGATGCAGCCTAGCACGCGGTGCAGCGTCTCCGTCAATCAGATGACGTGCGGGTCTGTCGTCCTCCACGACCAAACACCGCCTCATCGCCTCTATCTCTCTATCCTCTCTACCCACGACCGTCGCGAGCAGATCGTGTTCAGAGCTCCGCCAGCATGAAGCTTTTCTCCGTCCTATCCTCGGCGTTGCTTGCCACCGCCGTGACAGCTCGGTCCACACTCGTCAAGCGAGACGACAACCTCTCAGTACCCGGCGAGAACCCACTTGAGTTCTGTCAAGACCCAGCGGAcaacatcctcgccatcaaGAAGGTTGACCTCGACCCCAACCCACCTAAGGCGTAAGTCCTCTCATTCTGGGACGAACTCTCTTTTTCCAGCCTCCTCTAAAGAACCGCCACACTAACACATCTGCTCTCTCAGTGGTACAAAGCTCCAAGTTGCCGCCACCGGTGTCCTCGCCGAAGACGTCGAACAAGGCGCCAAAGTGGCATATACTGTCAAATACGGCGTCATCACCATCCTGCACTCGACCGCAGATCTTTGCGAAACCGTAGCAAACGTCGACCTCGAATGTCCGCTGAAGAAGGGTGATTTGACGCTCACAAAAGATGTGGACCTGCCAGCACAAATTCCTCCGGGAACATACACCGTGGAAGCCACTGTGGTCACCAAGGATGATAAGCCAATTACATGTCTGAAGGCTAAGGTGCAGTTCAAGGCCGGGGGTTCTGCGCTCGAAGGCCTGTTCAAGGAGGGTTTGTAGGAGAGCCCAAAGCGGAAGGGAAGCGATGCGAAAGCTAGAATGGATACGTGCCGGAATTGACCAGGATAAATGGCGCAACAAGCCAGTGTTTGCGCGCGCTGGCTTGAAAGTGTCGTTCTCTTTCGCGAGAACTACGTCCGACCGCGAGCCATGTATCTCAACCTCAGCATGTTCCACAAGCACTTCTCAGCACGGCGTTTGGGGATAGCATTAATGTTGTATGACCTAGCTTGACTGAATATACGTACGGATGAATATGTGCAAACCACACCCTAGTTTCCAATCTTTTCGCAATTGATCATGCGATACCCGTAACATCAAGGCCCttctggcagcagcagtcaaAATGCCGAACGGAACAATCGTG comes from the Cercospora beticola chromosome 4, complete sequence genome and includes:
- a CDS encoding uncharacterized protein (BUSCO:EOG09264UJF); amino-acid sequence: MKLFSVLSSALLATAVTARSTLVKRDDNLSVPGENPLEFCQDPADNILAIKKVDLDPNPPKAGTKLQVAATGVLAEDVEQGAKVAYTVKYGVITILHSTADLCETVANVDLECPLKKGDLTLTKDVDLPAQIPPGTYTVEATVVTKDDKPITCLKAKVQFKAGGSALEGLFKEGL